One segment of Acidianus sp. HS-5 DNA contains the following:
- a CDS encoding BadF/BadG/BcrA/BcrD ATPase family protein: MILVGVDAGGTSTISIAYTCEGKFIGTGESGPGNFHNIGLEDTVNNIRDAIYKSTKGLKPDVACIGLAGLDSKYDYEILSSALKDLAKETIIEHDSFISLYAETRGKPGIIIISGTGSVIMGYDGKKRIRVGGAGWLLSDEGSAYWIGRKALRLLVKMLDGREEKTILADLIMEKLSINSLDDLIKWTYHEGHKIDEIASLAEVVDIAANKGDKKAQELFYLAAKELSEDAIHISKKLGIKIAYMNGGMFSSKLFKSYVVDLLKKEGIIALDKKKSPEFGALLIAFNKAGCITEPEEQPLHS; the protein is encoded by the coding sequence ATGATCCTTGTTGGTGTAGATGCAGGAGGAACTTCCACTATTTCTATAGCATATACATGTGAAGGTAAGTTTATAGGTACAGGGGAATCCGGTCCAGGAAATTTCCATAATATAGGTCTAGAAGACACTGTAAATAATATAAGAGATGCAATTTATAAGTCAACGAAGGGATTAAAACCAGACGTAGCTTGTATAGGTCTAGCGGGATTGGATTCTAAATACGATTATGAGATACTTTCCTCAGCACTTAAGGATTTAGCAAAGGAGACTATTATTGAGCATGATTCTTTTATATCTCTCTATGCAGAAACTAGAGGTAAGCCGGGAATTATAATAATTTCTGGAACAGGAAGCGTAATAATGGGTTATGATGGGAAGAAAAGGATAAGAGTAGGAGGAGCCGGTTGGTTACTCTCAGATGAAGGTTCGGCATATTGGATAGGGAGAAAGGCACTAAGGTTACTTGTAAAAATGTTAGACGGAAGAGAGGAGAAGACAATATTAGCAGATTTAATAATGGAGAAGCTTTCGATAAATAGCTTGGACGATTTAATAAAGTGGACTTATCATGAAGGACATAAAATTGATGAAATAGCTTCTTTAGCTGAAGTAGTTGATATTGCAGCAAATAAGGGAGATAAGAAAGCTCAAGAACTGTTTTACTTAGCAGCAAAAGAGCTTAGTGAAGATGCCATTCACATCTCAAAGAAGCTAGGAATAAAAATCGCCTATATGAACGGAGGAATGTTCTCATCTAAGCTGTTTAAATCTTATGTTGTAGACTTATTGAAAAAAGAAGGCATAATAGCACTAGATAAAAAGAAGAGCCCAGAATTCGGTGCTCTACTAATAGCTTTTAACAAAGCCGGTTGTATTACTGAACCGGAAGAGCAACCCCTTCACTCCTAG
- the htpX gene encoding zinc metalloprotease HtpX, translated as MNLTVLKLRLGMVLTSIGIFLLGFAVVFAVVSYFYGLSFAPAVIIGILSFVIALNIIQWLFGPYMINAMYKAVEVTPNDPKYGWLVNIVDEVAQYNRISPPPKVYIANVPFPNAFAYGSPIAGKRVAITLPLLKILNKDEIKAVLGHELGHLRHRDVELLMAIGLIPALIFWIGYSLMWSGMLGGGGEGRNNNGGMLWLVGIALLAVSYLFQFFLLYLNRMREAYADVNSAQTIPGGAENLQRALAKITLSMDPETVERYRRKNNNNVANMLFFAPPEVQEDIPDNNVNELIEYWKHEKVSWFADFFSDHPHPAKRIQLLEKLKYSQ; from the coding sequence ATGAACTTAACAGTCTTAAAACTCAGACTAGGAATGGTGCTAACTAGTATAGGAATTTTCTTACTAGGTTTTGCAGTAGTTTTTGCAGTAGTTAGCTACTTCTATGGATTAAGTTTCGCTCCAGCAGTGATAATTGGAATACTTAGCTTCGTGATTGCCTTAAATATAATACAATGGTTATTCGGTCCATATATGATAAACGCAATGTACAAAGCAGTTGAAGTTACGCCTAATGATCCAAAGTACGGCTGGTTAGTTAACATAGTTGACGAAGTTGCACAGTACAATAGAATTTCACCACCTCCAAAGGTATACATAGCCAACGTACCGTTCCCCAACGCATTTGCTTATGGAAGCCCTATTGCAGGAAAAAGAGTTGCAATAACTTTACCTTTACTAAAGATCTTAAATAAGGATGAAATAAAGGCAGTCTTAGGACATGAGTTAGGGCATTTGAGACATAGGGATGTCGAATTATTAATGGCAATAGGATTAATTCCTGCATTAATCTTCTGGATAGGATATTCGCTAATGTGGAGCGGAATGCTAGGAGGCGGAGGAGAAGGTAGAAATAACAATGGTGGAATGCTATGGTTGGTGGGAATTGCATTATTAGCTGTGAGTTACCTCTTCCAATTCTTTCTATTGTACTTGAATAGGATGAGAGAAGCCTATGCTGATGTGAATTCCGCTCAAACTATTCCAGGAGGAGCAGAAAACCTTCAGAGGGCCTTGGCTAAAATAACTTTATCAATGGATCCTGAAACAGTTGAAAGATATAGGAGGAAGAATAATAATAACGTAGCTAATATGTTATTCTTTGCACCTCCAGAGGTTCAGGAAGATATTCCAGATAACAACGTTAATGAACTTATAGAATACTGGAAGCATGAAAAGGTATCGTGGTTTGCAGACTTCTTTAGCGATCATCCACACCCTGCAAAAAGGATACAGCTTTTAGAAAAACTTAAGTATTCTCAGTAA
- a CDS encoding teichoic acid transporter, producing the protein MLRSKKSPGFVRIGLFNLLIRTVVAPISFLFSFLAVRYLSSISIETFGVWQYIYVLITGYFTIPADLFSSITSRYSAEGKDVGGIIIINAIAGSISSLVYFILIPIFMHSAGYNQSLYFYTAILLIVLIYLNRISGSVAIGKSPRLTAISASGFQVARLISALVMMFYLNLSINAVIFAYSLGYVVQIAFNLGFVNARLGIDFKVALSAVKKSIVFIMNYVQLMIEATLVWVVVFIVNSAVPVSYFESALIISNLVGWSQAATDGLILKLQESKDPKLIETAIKFYFSVGGIFLLIIFVDGERLLYVLRPEYIASIYALIVLSFSTFVRSAYTIFYKAIYMADESLAVESKGEFKGHTARLTTRNVIISAIGVSSSLFLIYLLRGGNIYKISPILAVFISLALLINSLGMFFSSYSMSKKIYNFNFPLKEVVISLLISIVSSLPFIGLSKVRAIEQLIIMAELTSLALGLYIVLSYILNPYARYLIHSIIREIKNFKL; encoded by the coding sequence ATGCTAAGATCCAAGAAATCCCCTGGCTTTGTTAGGATAGGATTATTTAATCTCCTAATTAGGACTGTAGTAGCTCCAATTTCTTTTCTCTTTTCTTTTCTTGCAGTAAGATACTTATCTTCCATATCAATAGAAACTTTCGGAGTCTGGCAATACATTTACGTACTTATTACTGGATATTTCACTATTCCCGCAGATCTCTTTTCATCAATAACTTCTAGATATTCTGCTGAAGGTAAAGACGTTGGAGGCATAATAATTATTAATGCTATTGCTGGGTCTATTTCTTCTCTGGTGTATTTCATTTTAATTCCGATATTCATGCATTCTGCTGGTTATAATCAATCCTTATATTTCTACACTGCAATCTTACTCATTGTACTCATTTATCTAAATAGAATTTCTGGCTCAGTTGCAATAGGTAAATCTCCTAGATTGACGGCAATAAGTGCCTCTGGATTCCAAGTAGCTAGACTGATCTCTGCACTTGTTATGATGTTTTATTTGAATTTATCTATAAATGCTGTTATTTTTGCATATTCCTTAGGATACGTAGTTCAAATAGCTTTTAACCTAGGATTCGTTAATGCAAGGTTAGGAATAGACTTTAAGGTAGCTCTTTCTGCAGTTAAGAAATCGATAGTATTTATTATGAATTATGTGCAATTAATGATTGAAGCAACTCTAGTTTGGGTTGTAGTTTTCATAGTAAATTCGGCAGTTCCAGTATCTTACTTTGAATCTGCATTAATAATATCGAACTTAGTAGGTTGGTCTCAAGCAGCTACTGACGGCTTAATATTAAAGCTTCAAGAGAGTAAAGATCCTAAATTAATAGAAACTGCAATAAAATTCTACTTTTCTGTAGGTGGAATATTTCTCTTAATAATCTTCGTAGATGGGGAAAGGTTGCTTTATGTCCTTAGACCAGAATATATTGCATCAATATATGCGTTAATTGTGTTATCTTTTTCAACATTCGTGAGATCAGCCTATACTATTTTTTATAAGGCAATATATATGGCTGATGAATCTTTAGCAGTAGAGTCTAAAGGTGAATTTAAAGGACATACTGCTAGACTTACTACTAGAAATGTTATAATTTCTGCAATAGGAGTTTCTTCTTCTCTATTTTTGATTTATTTGTTAAGAGGTGGAAATATATACAAGATCTCACCGATACTTGCAGTTTTCATCTCACTAGCGCTACTAATTAACTCTTTGGGCATGTTCTTTTCCTCTTACAGTATGTCAAAGAAGATTTACAATTTCAATTTTCCTTTAAAGGAAGTTGTAATTTCCCTACTGATTTCAATAGTTTCTTCTTTACCTTTTATCGGATTAAGCAAAGTCAGGGCAATAGAGCAGTTGATTATAATGGCTGAACTAACGTCCTTAGCTTTAGGATTATATATTGTATTAAGTTACATTCTCAATCCTTACGCAAGATATCTAATACATTCTATAATTAGAGAAATAAAAAACTTTAAGCTATAA
- the agl3 gene encoding UDP-sulfoquinovose synthase, with the protein MRVLILGIDGYIGWALALRLVSKNHEVYGMDNLSTRKAVEEIGSDSAFPLPTPEDRVNAVKKYLNSEIKFYKGDISNNEKLREIIKESKPDVIVDFAEQRSAPYSMRDLRHAVYTINNNLDGTLNLIYLVKEIDPSIHILKMGTMGEYGTPNFDIPESAFIEAIINGKEDKIFTPRWGGSVYHFSKIFDSYLLAYFNRLFGLTITDIMQGPVYGSRISEIVNESLRTRFDFDEVWGTVVNRFCVEAVLGLPLTPYGKGGQTRGFISLEDSVEALRTLIEHPPNPGEYRVVNQFMEVHSVNEIAQIVKDSAEELGLHVEIKHVENPRVEAEEHYYNPERKILESLGFTPKRFMKEEVKNMIEDLMPYKERLERFKHVIMPKTKWR; encoded by the coding sequence ATGAGAGTTCTAATCCTAGGAATAGATGGGTACATAGGTTGGGCTTTAGCTTTAAGATTGGTATCAAAAAATCACGAAGTCTACGGAATGGATAACTTATCTACTAGGAAGGCAGTAGAAGAAATCGGTTCTGATTCCGCCTTCCCTCTTCCTACCCCTGAGGATAGAGTTAATGCAGTAAAGAAGTACTTAAACTCTGAAATAAAATTCTACAAAGGAGATATATCAAATAATGAAAAATTAAGAGAGATAATAAAAGAATCCAAGCCAGATGTAATAGTAGATTTTGCTGAACAGAGATCTGCACCTTATTCAATGAGAGATTTGAGGCATGCAGTCTACACGATAAATAATAACTTGGATGGTACACTGAATTTGATCTACCTCGTTAAAGAGATTGATCCTTCAATACATATTCTAAAAATGGGAACAATGGGAGAATACGGTACTCCAAACTTTGATATTCCAGAATCAGCTTTCATAGAAGCTATAATCAACGGTAAGGAGGATAAAATTTTCACGCCTAGATGGGGAGGATCTGTTTATCATTTTTCTAAAATATTTGATAGTTACCTTTTGGCTTACTTTAACCGACTCTTCGGATTAACTATAACTGACATAATGCAAGGACCAGTTTACGGTAGCAGAATCTCTGAAATAGTTAACGAGTCTTTAAGGACTAGATTCGACTTCGATGAAGTCTGGGGTACTGTAGTGAATAGATTCTGCGTAGAAGCTGTACTGGGACTTCCTTTAACACCTTACGGTAAAGGAGGCCAAACTAGAGGATTTATATCACTTGAGGATAGCGTTGAGGCATTAAGAACGTTAATAGAACATCCTCCTAATCCCGGTGAATATAGGGTAGTTAATCAATTCATGGAAGTTCATAGCGTGAACGAGATAGCTCAAATAGTTAAGGACTCTGCGGAAGAATTAGGTCTTCATGTAGAAATAAAACATGTTGAAAATCCCAGAGTTGAAGCTGAGGAACATTATTATAATCCTGAAAGAAAAATTCTAGAATCTTTAGGTTTTACTCCTAAAAGGTTCATGAAAGAAGAAGTAAAGAACATGATAGAGGATTTAATGCCTTACAAGGAAAGGCTTGAGAGATTTAAGCATGTGATTATGCCCAAGACTAAGTGGAGGTGA
- a CDS encoding sugar phosphate nucleotidyltransferase, translated as MIRKAVITAAGKGSRMKYITSVLPKALLPLFKEEDGKRVMRPIIDLIMSSLSSVGVNIFCIVIGKNTKLLMDYLYEREGISFTFQKDPKGFGDAVLKSENFVGNEPFFVHADDGVLTGGYSEASELYEENKPDAVLLLREVDNPFRYGIVKAEEKGEFKNHKLYKIIDAQEKPKSPFSKLAISAVYIFKPAIFDALKEVNNYEGELELTYGIKKLLDNGGEIYAILLEKEKWLNVGDPEHYYEALTYSFNQFTST; from the coding sequence ATGATAAGGAAGGCAGTAATAACTGCTGCGGGAAAAGGCAGTAGAATGAAATATATTACTTCTGTCTTACCTAAGGCTCTTTTACCTCTTTTTAAGGAAGAAGATGGAAAAAGAGTAATGAGGCCTATAATAGACTTGATAATGTCGTCATTGTCTTCTGTCGGAGTAAATATTTTCTGTATCGTGATTGGAAAGAATACAAAATTATTGATGGACTATCTATATGAAAGGGAAGGTATTAGTTTCACTTTCCAGAAGGATCCTAAAGGTTTTGGAGACGCAGTACTTAAGTCGGAGAATTTTGTAGGTAATGAACCATTCTTCGTTCATGCAGATGACGGAGTTCTTACAGGTGGATATTCTGAAGCATCTGAACTGTACGAGGAAAACAAACCTGATGCAGTATTATTATTAAGAGAAGTTGATAATCCGTTCAGATATGGAATTGTAAAGGCTGAAGAAAAAGGAGAATTCAAGAATCATAAATTGTATAAGATAATAGATGCGCAAGAGAAACCAAAGAGTCCTTTTTCTAAGCTAGCAATATCCGCAGTTTATATTTTCAAGCCTGCCATTTTTGATGCCTTAAAGGAGGTTAATAATTATGAGGGAGAGCTCGAGTTAACTTACGGAATAAAGAAATTGCTTGACAACGGGGGAGAAATTTATGCGATACTTTTAGAGAAAGAGAAATGGCTTAATGTAGGCGATCCAGAGCACTATTACGAGGCCCTTACTTATTCCTTTAATCAATTCACCTCCACTTAG
- a CDS encoding CBS domain-containing protein, which produces MEEVVKEYMKNNVVSVEKSLSLKEVTEIMTKNNVGSVIVVDNGKPVGIITEKDVVRALGSGKDLNAKAEEIMTVSLITIREDAPITGALSLMRTNNIRHLPVVGEDGKLTGILSIRDVARALDDMYENYLD; this is translated from the coding sequence ATGGAGGAAGTAGTTAAAGAATACATGAAAAATAACGTAGTTTCTGTGGAGAAATCTCTTAGTTTAAAGGAAGTCACGGAAATCATGACTAAAAATAATGTAGGTTCAGTAATAGTTGTTGATAATGGAAAGCCCGTAGGTATAATAACCGAAAAGGATGTTGTAAGAGCTTTGGGAAGTGGAAAAGACCTAAATGCTAAAGCAGAGGAAATAATGACCGTGTCATTAATTACAATAAGAGAAGATGCACCAATAACTGGGGCCTTAAGTTTAATGAGGACAAACAATATTAGGCATCTTCCTGTAGTTGGCGAGGACGGAAAACTTACTGGTATATTATCAATAAGGGATGTGGCAAGGGCATTAGATGATATGTACGAGAATTACTTAGATTAG
- a CDS encoding ATP-binding protein, producing the protein MFNPESFIEEVKPQILNEIGDEKILAAISGGVDSTTAAVLMYKILGKQLLPIMIDTGFLRKNEAKKVKEMLTGILPLQILDKSDEFITRLEGISDAEEKRKKFREIFYSTLSNIAKENGIKYLVQGTIAADWVETQGGIKTQHNVLVQLGINTEKEWGFKVIEPLADLYKDEVRALARYLGLPKEISERQPFPGPGLLIRVVGKLTKEKLDIEREVNEIVEDRLKGMEYSQYFSVIIDSQKVLDERISTEAKVPVYIYDTRATGVKGDVRSYGKIASIPEIDDYEKVREIVQRITKYDVTHVGMLINEKDEGKYSVGIRAVITQDFMTADFAKISLDKLKEIACEIVKNNKEIKEVFYDVTSKPPATIEYE; encoded by the coding sequence GTGTTTAATCCTGAAAGTTTCATTGAAGAAGTAAAGCCGCAAATATTAAACGAGATAGGAGACGAAAAAATTCTAGCGGCAATAAGTGGTGGAGTAGACAGCACTACTGCTGCAGTATTAATGTACAAAATTCTGGGAAAACAATTACTTCCTATTATGATAGATACGGGCTTTTTGAGAAAAAACGAGGCCAAGAAAGTTAAAGAAATGCTTACTGGTATTTTACCTCTTCAAATATTAGATAAAAGCGATGAATTTATTACAAGGTTAGAAGGGATTTCTGATGCCGAAGAAAAGAGGAAAAAGTTCAGGGAAATATTTTACTCAACTCTTTCTAATATAGCTAAAGAAAACGGTATAAAATACCTAGTACAAGGTACAATAGCCGCAGATTGGGTAGAAACTCAAGGAGGAATTAAAACACAACATAACGTTTTAGTTCAGTTGGGCATTAATACTGAGAAAGAATGGGGATTTAAGGTAATAGAACCTTTAGCAGACCTTTACAAGGATGAAGTAAGGGCATTGGCAAGGTATTTAGGACTACCTAAGGAGATATCTGAAAGACAACCTTTTCCAGGTCCAGGTTTATTAATAAGGGTAGTAGGAAAGCTCACGAAAGAAAAACTGGATATAGAGAGAGAAGTTAATGAAATTGTTGAAGACAGATTAAAGGGCATGGAATATTCGCAGTATTTTTCAGTAATTATAGACTCACAGAAAGTTTTAGATGAGAGAATATCAACAGAAGCTAAAGTCCCAGTTTACATTTATGATACTAGGGCTACAGGAGTTAAAGGTGACGTAAGAAGCTATGGTAAAATTGCGTCTATTCCTGAAATTGACGACTATGAAAAAGTTAGAGAAATAGTTCAAAGGATTACTAAATATGATGTAACTCATGTAGGAATGTTAATAAATGAAAAAGACGAAGGCAAATATTCAGTAGGAATTAGGGCAGTTATAACTCAAGACTTTATGACAGCAGATTTTGCTAAAATTTCACTGGATAAACTGAAGGAAATCGCTTGCGAAATTGTGAAGAATAATAAGGAAATTAAAGAAGTATTTTATGATGTAACTTCTAAACCCCCAGCTACCATAGAATACGAATAA
- a CDS encoding class I fructose-bisphosphate aldolase has protein sequence MSGLTIRMKRLFEKGKAFVVALDHGLVMGPLKGIENPIEIVEKLSNIPDALQMTPAMLKLVEESFYSRNSPMLIARLDTANVWRKEKKYSQGYYSMVYQVKEAVEAGADAVVTYLVVGYGDDRIEGYNVEALAKAREEAHDYGIPFIIEPLYVSPENPDSIKDVNLVKYVTRLASEIGADILKVDYTGNKEEFKEVVNVAFAPILIRGGPKTKDDKEFLAMLKDAVDAGASGVTVGRNLWQAKDPTAMAKAIADVVRGKSVEEALGRLA, from the coding sequence ATGTCTGGATTAACTATTAGAATGAAAAGGCTTTTTGAGAAAGGAAAAGCTTTCGTAGTAGCTTTAGATCATGGTCTTGTAATGGGCCCATTAAAAGGTATAGAAAATCCGATAGAGATAGTTGAAAAGCTTTCCAACATTCCTGACGCGTTGCAAATGACTCCAGCAATGCTCAAACTTGTTGAAGAGAGCTTTTATAGCAGGAATTCTCCAATGCTGATTGCTAGGCTGGATACTGCAAATGTGTGGAGGAAGGAGAAGAAGTACTCTCAAGGTTACTATTCAATGGTTTACCAGGTTAAGGAAGCAGTAGAGGCAGGAGCTGATGCTGTTGTTACTTACCTGGTAGTAGGTTATGGAGATGATAGAATTGAAGGATATAACGTGGAAGCGTTAGCAAAAGCAAGAGAAGAGGCACATGATTACGGAATTCCGTTTATTATAGAACCCTTATACGTATCTCCAGAAAATCCTGATTCAATAAAAGATGTAAACCTAGTAAAATATGTTACTAGGCTCGCTTCAGAAATTGGTGCTGATATTTTGAAAGTGGATTATACTGGAAATAAGGAAGAGTTCAAGGAGGTAGTAAACGTGGCATTTGCTCCAATACTGATCAGAGGAGGTCCAAAGACTAAAGATGATAAGGAGTTTTTAGCAATGCTTAAGGACGCAGTGGATGCAGGAGCTAGCGGAGTTACAGTTGGTAGGAACTTATGGCAAGCTAAAGATCCAACTGCTATGGCCAAAGCAATAGCAGACGTGGTAAGGGGTAAAAGTGTAGAAGAAGCTTTAGGTAGACTAGCATGA